A genomic window from Triticum urartu cultivar G1812 chromosome 7, Tu2.1, whole genome shotgun sequence includes:
- the LOC125521282 gene encoding zinc finger CCHC domain-containing protein 7-like: protein MAQRWRSKARRDPDLDDAGSPSPARPRAPPSDDEDEAGNEDLTLEIVARARRRGAAGGQPGLAEVLPLSSDEEVDEDAVVELGEADPSRRKDKKKKKQRRKERRKKQRKEDAAAAAAADKEEPQVAGAQEGQTGTVESVPTENGVDAPVSDNTVLRKLLRIPRYFDPGETILETCFNCGEEGHVAVNCPMEKRKKPCFVCGLFGHNAKQCTQGQECFICKKGGHMAKDCPDKHTKNTQQYTTLCLRCGETGHDMFGCSNDYPPDDVKEIKCYVCNQNGHLCCTDFSDSCSKEVTCYNCAQSGHTGLGCAKQRRETSVATTPTLCYKCGEDGHFARGCTNSAKPGRFKGELSSHSRRKDKWKNDSGPRSAPHGSHKRKSPLFEDRWETPRGKSRARGGWIPEDHDDLPSKKYKGNGWDSQSTPKKPYNNHHHRSSGGDYSTPQGQDFSWHNSQYSPSARKHGSSSSRFASNTHHRFERS, encoded by the exons CGACGCCGGCTCGCCCTCTCCCGCGCGGCCCCGCGCGCCCCCCAGCGACGACGAGGACGAGGCGGGCAACGAGGACCTCACCCTCGAGATCGTCGcgcgggcgcggcggcgcggggccGCGGGAGGCCAGCCCGGGCTCGCCGAGGTGCTCCCCCTGTCCTCCGACGAGGAGGTGGACGAGGACGCCGTGGTGGAGCTCGGCGAGGCCGACCCCAGCAGGaggaaggacaagaagaagaagaagcagcgccgcaaggagaggaggaagaagcagcgcaaggaggacgccgccgccgccgccgccgccgacaagGAGGAG CCTCAGGTTGCTGGCGCCCAGGAGGGACAAACTGGGACAGTGGAATCAGTGCCCACTGAAAATGGCGTTGATGCCCCTGTATCCGACAACACAGTTCTGCGGAAGCTTCTT CGTATACCAAGATACTTCGATCCTGGGGAAACTATATTGGAGACTTGCTTTAACTGTGGTGAGGAAGGTCATGTAGCTGTGAACTGCCCAATGGAGAAGCGGAAGAAGCCTTGCTTCGTTTGTGGATTGTTCGGACACAATGCGAAGCAGTGCACGCAG GGTCAAGAGTGTTTCATCTGCAAAAAAGGAGGTCATATGGCAAAAGATTGCCCTGATAAGCACACAAAGAATACTCAGCAGTACACCACATTGTGTTTGAGATGCGGAGAAACCGGCCACGATATGTTTGGATGTTCCAATGATTATCCACCAGATGATGTCAAG GAAATAAAATGCTATGTGTGTAACCAGAATGGTCACCTCTGTTGCACCGACTTCTCTGATAGTTGTTCAAAAGAAGTTACTTGTTATAACTGTGCCCAATCTGGTCATACTGGTTTG GGATGTGCCAAGCAACGTAGGGAGACAAGTGTTGCGACAACTCCGACCTTGTGCTACAAATGTGGCGAAGATGGTCACTTCGCACGTGGCTGCACAAATAGTGCTAAG CCCGGCCGGTTCAAAGGCGAGTTGTCGTCGCATAGTCGTAGAAAGGACAAATGGAAAAATGACTCTGGCCCTAGATCAGCTCCTCATGGATCTCACAAAAGAAAAAGCCCCCTATTCGAGGATAGATGGGAGACACCTCGTGGTAAATCCAGAGCTAGGGGTGGTTGGATTCCTGAGGACCATGACGATCTTCCATCCAAGAAGTACAAAGGAAATGGGTGGGACTCCCAATCTACTCCTAAGAAGCCCTACAATAATCACCACCATCGCTCCTCTGGCGGTGACTATTCTACTCCTCAAGGACAAGATTTTTCATGGCACAACTCGCAATATTCACCAAGTGCGAGAAAACACGGCTCGTCTTCGTCAAGATTCGCCAGCAACACCCATCACCGCTTTGAAAGAAGTTAG